The Paenibacillus sp. YPG26 genome includes a window with the following:
- a CDS encoding ABC transporter ATP-binding protein, giving the protein MHMIELVDVQKNFAGQVVVHPLNLTIKEGEFLTLLGPSGCGKTTILRMIAGFEHPTEGRILLDGADLTALPPNRRDLNLVFQHYALFPHMTVEDNIAFGLKMKKLPQAEIKQRIEEAVAMTQLTPLTKRYPHQLSGGQQQRVAIARAIANKPKVLLLDEPLGALDLQLRKNLQSELKQLQRSLGITFVYVTHDQEEAMMLSDRIVIMNNGQVEQVGTPRDIYATPATLFAATFVGENNIFSQDGRLFAVRPEKLRAARDAGASKRTGVVQDVLYLGSIHKIVVQLDDDPMTVTIALDFTDERPWEIGERLGVDWSPQDEVNIGA; this is encoded by the coding sequence ATGCATATGATTGAACTGGTAGACGTCCAGAAGAATTTCGCCGGACAGGTTGTTGTGCATCCGCTGAACCTGACGATCAAGGAAGGTGAATTCCTGACCTTGCTCGGGCCCAGCGGCTGTGGGAAGACAACAATTCTGCGCATGATCGCAGGCTTTGAACATCCGACTGAGGGACGAATCCTTCTGGATGGTGCAGACTTGACCGCACTTCCGCCGAACCGCCGGGACCTTAATCTCGTATTTCAGCATTATGCGCTGTTCCCTCATATGACCGTAGAGGACAACATCGCCTTTGGCCTAAAAATGAAAAAGCTGCCGCAAGCCGAGATCAAGCAGCGGATTGAAGAAGCGGTAGCGATGACCCAGCTCACCCCGCTGACCAAGCGTTATCCGCATCAGCTGTCCGGGGGACAGCAGCAGCGGGTTGCCATAGCACGGGCAATTGCGAACAAGCCCAAAGTACTCCTGCTGGATGAGCCGCTGGGGGCCCTGGATCTTCAGCTGCGCAAAAATCTGCAATCAGAGCTGAAGCAGCTTCAGCGCAGTCTTGGCATTACGTTCGTATACGTCACACACGATCAGGAGGAAGCGATGATGCTGTCCGACCGGATCGTAATCATGAATAATGGGCAAGTAGAACAAGTTGGAACCCCGAGAGATATTTATGCCACTCCTGCTACCCTGTTCGCCGCAACTTTCGTGGGAGAGAACAACATATTCTCTCAAGATGGGCGGCTGTTCGCCGTTCGTCCCGAGAAGTTAAGAGCAGCCCGGGATGCGGGAGCCTCGAAGCGGACAGGGGTTGTTCAGGATGTCCTGTACCTGGGCAGCATTCATAAGATCGTTGTTCAGCTTGATGATGACCCCATGACAGTAACGATTGCGCTGGACTTTACGGATGAGCGCCCTTGGGAGATCGGTGAGAGACTTGGGGTGGATTGGAGTCCTCAGGACGAGGTGAACATCGGGGCATGA
- a CDS encoding YvcK family protein, translating to MGGGTGLSVMLRGLKEKPLDITAIVTVADDGGSSGILRSELQMPPPGDIRNVLTALADVEPLLYDMLNYRFTTGSGLAGHSLGNLILAAMTDISGDFVTAVRELSRVFAVRGRVLPAAQHAVILHAEMEDGSIVTGESKIPEAGGKIKRIFLEPEEVEPLPEAVEAILEADAILIGPGSLYTSIIPNLLVPKLAEAVLANNEAIKIFVCNVMTQPGETDGYAVSDHLEAVYEHVGHHLFDYVIVNDGEIPEQVQDFYAEKGSKPVKVDWDVVTGRGYKMIADTLVLFRRYLRHDADKLSHHIYQLVHNWSIRKR from the coding sequence ATGGGCGGGGGAACCGGCCTGTCAGTCATGCTCCGCGGCCTGAAAGAGAAGCCTCTGGACATAACAGCAATTGTGACCGTGGCCGACGATGGGGGCAGCTCAGGCATCCTGAGAAGTGAGCTGCAGATGCCGCCGCCTGGTGACATCCGGAACGTGCTTACCGCGCTTGCCGATGTAGAGCCGCTGTTATACGATATGCTTAATTATCGTTTTACGACAGGGTCGGGACTAGCCGGACACAGCCTCGGGAATTTGATTCTAGCCGCAATGACCGATATATCAGGTGATTTCGTAACGGCCGTGCGTGAACTCAGCCGTGTATTTGCGGTTCGGGGACGGGTGCTGCCTGCGGCTCAGCACGCGGTTATTCTTCATGCTGAGATGGAGGATGGCAGTATTGTTACCGGTGAGTCGAAGATTCCTGAGGCCGGCGGCAAGATCAAGCGGATCTTTCTTGAGCCGGAGGAGGTGGAGCCGCTTCCTGAAGCGGTGGAAGCCATTCTTGAAGCTGATGCGATTCTAATCGGCCCCGGAAGCTTGTATACCAGCATTATTCCGAACCTGCTTGTGCCCAAGCTGGCCGAAGCTGTTCTGGCCAATAATGAGGCCATCAAGATCTTTGTCTGCAACGTGATGACCCAGCCCGGAGAGACGGACGGTTATGCCGTCAGCGACCACCTTGAGGCTGTATATGAGCATGTAGGGCATCACTTATTCGATTATGTCATTGTGAACGATGGCGAGATTCCTGAACAGGTACAGGACTTCTATGCCGAGAAAGGGTCCAAACCCGTTAAGGTCGACTGGGATGTCGTAACGGGCCGGGGCTACAAAATGATCGCGGACACCCTGGTGCTGTTCCGCAGATATTTGCGCCATGATGCTGACAAGCTCAGCCATCATATCTACCAGCTGGTGCATAACTGGAGTATAAGAAAGAGGTGA
- a CDS encoding ABC transporter permease translates to MKRSGLTLIPVILWLSLFLVIPMLIVVFISFMQRDTNGNLIYTFSLDAYKIFFDSLYLGIYWDTIVLSVATTAICLLLSYPLAYYIARSGPRMQTWGLALITIPFWINFLIRTYAWVLLLRTQGVVNSLFMNFGWISEPMQMLYTQGAVLLGMVYTFIPFMVLPIYVAIEQMDRRLLEAASDLGASPWRSFWHITLPQTKSGIITGAILVYVSTTGMFVVTDILGGAKSAMISNIIQTQFLGARNWPFGAALSVIFVITSLILIALFNKAMTSKVETVKEGRI, encoded by the coding sequence ATGAAGAGATCAGGGCTTACTTTAATTCCTGTAATACTTTGGTTAAGTCTCTTTCTGGTTATTCCCATGCTCATTGTGGTCTTTATTTCCTTTATGCAGCGGGATACAAATGGCAATCTGATCTATACCTTCTCCCTGGATGCCTACAAGATTTTCTTCGATTCGCTATATCTCGGAATCTATTGGGATACGATTGTGTTGTCCGTGGCAACCACGGCCATCTGCCTGCTGCTGAGTTATCCCCTGGCTTATTATATTGCCAGATCGGGACCCCGAATGCAGACCTGGGGACTTGCGCTTATTACGATTCCATTCTGGATCAATTTCCTGATTCGGACTTATGCTTGGGTGCTCCTGCTGCGGACGCAGGGTGTCGTTAACAGCTTATTTATGAATTTCGGGTGGATTTCGGAGCCTATGCAGATGCTGTATACCCAAGGAGCCGTTCTGCTGGGGATGGTCTATACCTTTATTCCTTTCATGGTGCTCCCTATATATGTAGCTATTGAACAGATGGACCGGAGATTACTGGAAGCTGCCAGTGATCTGGGGGCATCGCCTTGGCGGTCTTTCTGGCATATCACACTGCCTCAGACCAAGTCGGGTATTATTACAGGCGCGATCCTGGTCTACGTCTCAACCACAGGCATGTTTGTCGTAACGGATATTTTGGGCGGCGCCAAATCCGCCATGATCAGCAATATTATTCAGACCCAGTTCCTGGGGGCCCGCAACTGGCCATTTGGTGCTGCGTTATCTGTTATTTTTGTTATCACCTCGTTAATTCTAATTGCGCTTTTTAACAAAGCTATGACCTCCAAGGTTGAGACAGTGAAGGAGGGGCGGATATGA
- the whiA gene encoding DNA-binding protein WhiA, with protein sequence MSFAAQTKKELTMIEAEPCCEQAELSALIRMNGSVSVSNKKVILDISTENAAIARRIYSLIKKYFDVHTELLVRKKMRLKKNNVYIVRIPTYVQEILNKLKIVSEGFIFTPGINPELTRKNCCKRAYLRGAFMAGGSVNNPEGSSYHLEIASMYEEHCQALVDLANQFHLNARCIERKKGFIFYIKEGEKIIELLSIIGAHQALFKFEDVRIMRDMRNSVNRIVNCETANLNKTIGAAIRQIDNIKLLQREIGLESLPDKLREVAEIRLAHPDMNLKEVGEMLKGTVSKSGVNHRLRKIDELAEKIRGV encoded by the coding sequence TTGTCGTTTGCGGCACAAACCAAAAAAGAACTGACCATGATCGAAGCCGAGCCTTGCTGCGAGCAGGCCGAATTATCCGCCCTAATCCGGATGAACGGTTCCGTCTCGGTGTCGAACAAAAAAGTCATTCTGGACATTTCCACCGAAAACGCCGCGATAGCAAGACGGATTTATTCTTTGATCAAAAAGTATTTCGACGTTCATACGGAGCTGCTCGTGCGCAAAAAGATGCGTCTGAAGAAGAATAACGTATATATCGTGCGGATTCCCACATACGTACAGGAGATTCTGAACAAGCTCAAGATCGTATCCGAAGGGTTCATTTTCACGCCGGGGATTAACCCGGAGCTAACCCGGAAAAACTGTTGTAAGCGGGCTTACCTGAGAGGAGCCTTCATGGCTGGGGGATCGGTGAACAACCCGGAAGGCTCTTCCTACCACCTGGAGATTGCCTCCATGTATGAGGAGCACTGCCAGGCCCTGGTGGATCTGGCCAACCAGTTCCACTTGAATGCACGCTGCATCGAACGCAAGAAAGGCTTTATTTTCTATATCAAGGAAGGCGAGAAGATCATTGAACTTCTGAGCATTATCGGGGCCCATCAGGCCTTGTTCAAGTTCGAGGATGTACGGATTATGCGCGACATGCGCAATTCCGTGAATCGGATCGTCAATTGTGAGACGGCAAATCTCAATAAAACCATAGGCGCAGCCATTCGGCAGATTGATAATATCAAGCTGCTTCAGAGGGAGATCGGCCTGGAATCGCTGCCGGATAAGCTCAGGGAAGTGGCCGAGATCCGGCTGGCCCATCCGGATATGAACCTCAAGGAAGTCGGAGAGATGCTTAAAGGCACGGTCAGCAAGTCGGGTGTGAACCACCGTCTGCGCAAAATTGACGAGCTTGCCGAAAAAATTCGGGGAGTCTGA
- a CDS encoding HPr family phosphocarrier protein codes for MVKHPVTVRLKTGLHARPAALFVQEANKYSSELFVEKDDKRVNAKSIMGIMSLAISTGTEIYISAEGADAEQAANALVSLVSKEELENQ; via the coding sequence ATGGTCAAACATCCGGTAACCGTCCGTTTGAAAACGGGTCTTCACGCCAGACCTGCAGCGCTTTTTGTACAAGAAGCGAATAAATACTCGTCTGAATTGTTCGTGGAGAAGGATGACAAGAGGGTTAACGCGAAGAGCATCATGGGCATCATGAGCCTTGCCATCAGTACTGGGACGGAGATTTACATTAGCGCCGAGGGTGCGGACGCTGAGCAGGCTGCAAACGCTTTAGTCAGTCTGGTTAGCAAGGAAGAGCTGGAGAACCAATAA
- a CDS encoding SIMPL domain-containing protein (The SIMPL domain is named for its presence in mouse protein SIMPL (signalling molecule that associates with mouse pelle-like kinase). Bacterial member BP26, from Brucella, was shown to assemble into a channel-like structure, while YggE from E. coli has been associated with resistance to oxidative stress.) has protein sequence MKIWVKSLGSVLIAGTLLAGGTAAGDLLSGAPHAYADEAVQRNVVNVVGNGEISIKPDIAYLTIGVEAQAATAQGAQKATAAQIAKLTNLLKNTWKLDAADIQTASFYVQPNYTYSDKEGQKLKGYNASHSLQIKYRQLDKVGQLLDDAAKNGANRIDNVRFTVENPDQFQEQVINKALANAELKAGIIAKGVKRGLGTVLSVSQGGISSAPVFEQNYLTMDKAASSESAPGSSVEPGEIKLTTSLSVQYELK, from the coding sequence ATGAAAATTTGGGTCAAATCGCTAGGTTCAGTACTTATCGCAGGAACACTGCTTGCAGGAGGGACGGCGGCAGGAGATCTGTTAAGCGGAGCTCCGCATGCCTATGCGGATGAAGCCGTGCAGCGCAATGTAGTTAATGTGGTTGGCAACGGGGAGATCTCGATCAAGCCGGATATTGCCTATCTGACGATTGGTGTGGAGGCCCAGGCGGCCACAGCTCAGGGAGCCCAGAAGGCTACAGCGGCCCAAATTGCGAAATTGACGAACCTTCTGAAGAATACCTGGAAGCTTGATGCGGCAGATATCCAGACCGCCAGCTTCTATGTTCAGCCTAACTATACTTACAGCGACAAGGAAGGACAGAAGCTCAAGGGCTATAACGCATCCCACTCTCTTCAGATCAAATACCGCCAGCTTGATAAGGTGGGTCAATTGCTCGATGACGCTGCCAAGAATGGGGCCAACCGCATTGACAATGTACGGTTCACTGTAGAGAACCCGGATCAGTTCCAGGAGCAGGTGATTAACAAAGCGCTTGCGAACGCGGAGCTCAAGGCAGGAATTATTGCCAAGGGTGTGAAGCGTGGGCTCGGAACTGTTCTTAGCGTCAGCCAAGGGGGCATTAGCAGCGCACCTGTATTTGAACAGAATTACCTGACTATGGATAAAGCTGCATCGAGTGAATCGGCGCCTGGCAGCTCGGTCGAACCTGGAGAGATCAAGTTGACGACATCACTGAGTGTACAATATGAGCTTAAATAG
- the rapZ gene encoding RNase adapter RapZ, with amino-acid sequence MTNKEQTSVANLIIITGMSGAGKSLAVRSLEDLGFFCVDNLPPVLIPKFAELIEQSNGKIAKVALVIDLRGREFFTALSESLNYIKDHFTIKCEILFLDATDSVLVQRYKESRRRHPLAPEGMPLDGIRLERKMLEELKTSATQVIDTSNMKPAVLKDKIISGFSHLESSNLSVNITSFGFKYGIPIDADLVFDVRFLPNPHYIEQLRPNTGQNSDVYEYVMKWPETQSFLTKLLDMLHFLLPQYHKEGKSQVIIGIGCTGGKHRSVAIAEYLGRMLGTSETETVRVSHRDSDRDRH; translated from the coding sequence ATGACGAACAAGGAACAAACTTCGGTTGCGAACTTGATCATTATTACAGGCATGTCGGGTGCGGGGAAGTCGCTCGCTGTACGGAGCTTGGAGGACCTCGGTTTTTTCTGTGTAGATAACTTGCCCCCGGTGCTTATTCCCAAATTTGCCGAGCTGATTGAACAGTCTAACGGCAAGATTGCCAAGGTTGCGCTCGTCATTGACTTAAGGGGACGGGAGTTCTTCACGGCACTGTCGGAGTCTCTCAATTATATCAAAGATCATTTTACAATTAAGTGTGAGATCCTGTTCCTTGACGCCACCGATTCCGTACTGGTACAGCGTTACAAGGAAAGCCGCCGCAGGCATCCGCTGGCTCCGGAAGGGATGCCGCTAGATGGCATCAGATTGGAGCGCAAGATGCTGGAGGAGCTGAAGACCTCGGCTACTCAGGTGATAGATACCAGCAATATGAAGCCCGCCGTGCTGAAAGACAAGATTATATCCGGCTTCTCTCATCTGGAGAGCAGCAATTTATCTGTAAATATTACTTCGTTTGGATTTAAATACGGAATCCCGATCGATGCCGATTTGGTCTTCGATGTGCGTTTTCTCCCGAATCCGCATTATATTGAGCAGCTCCGTCCGAACACCGGACAGAACAGCGATGTATATGAGTATGTAATGAAATGGCCTGAGACCCAGTCCTTCCTGACCAAGCTGCTGGATATGCTTCATTTCCTGCTGCCGCAATATCATAAGGAAGGGAAGAGCCAGGTGATTATTGGTATCGGTTGTACCGGAGGCAAGCACCGCTCTGTTGCGATCGCTGAATATTTGGGCCGTATGCTCGGCACGAGCGAGACCGAGACGGTCCGCGTCAGCCACCGGGATTCCGATCGAGACCGGCATTAA